A genomic window from Alkalihalobacillus sp. AL-G includes:
- a CDS encoding FAD-dependent oxidoreductase, which translates to MKRMIILLVCIVVYITMFMTSIHQETTTNPDLVITDVSNLMPVKVKEVVQGHELESIKQVIEEANEKNLKISIAGKQHSMGGHTYYKNSVVLDMTSYNQILDFDSEGKTITVQSGTTWDDIQQYINPHGLAIKVMQSQNIFTIGGSISVNAHGRDIRYGSLIDTVRSFRLLTADGKTLNVSREENEELFYLALGGYGLFGVILDVTLGLTDDELYKLETEEIDYKEYSDYFINNVKENPDVRMHLARISTAPDSFLTEMYVTNYELAAEQQLEQYNELKGERYTAVTKFALGLARDFDWGKNVFWEAQKKYFLETSGKLMTRNNVMRSESDFLEYDSKNDTDVLQEYFVPVENFSTYIDDLRELLSEEDLNLINITIRYVNEDEDAVLSYAKDDMFALVLLINQGLSDKDKKETKRIVQKMVDITLKHNGSYYLPYMLYPTKKQMYHAYPRAEEFFKKKLKYDPNERFYSLFYERYK; encoded by the coding sequence ATGAAACGAATGATCATCCTACTTGTTTGTATTGTAGTCTATATAACTATGTTTATGACTTCAATACATCAAGAAACAACAACCAACCCTGACTTAGTCATAACCGATGTGAGTAACCTGATGCCGGTAAAAGTGAAAGAGGTTGTTCAAGGACATGAGCTAGAAAGCATCAAGCAAGTCATTGAGGAAGCGAACGAAAAGAACCTTAAAATATCGATTGCTGGAAAGCAGCATAGCATGGGAGGACATACCTACTATAAAAATTCCGTCGTCCTCGATATGACGAGCTACAATCAGATTTTAGATTTTGATTCTGAAGGGAAGACGATAACCGTTCAAAGCGGCACGACTTGGGACGATATCCAGCAGTACATAAATCCGCATGGTCTTGCAATCAAGGTTATGCAATCGCAAAACATTTTTACCATCGGCGGCTCGATCAGCGTTAATGCACACGGACGGGATATTCGATATGGGTCGTTGATTGATACGGTGAGATCGTTTCGTCTTTTGACCGCTGACGGGAAAACTCTTAATGTCAGCCGTGAGGAGAATGAGGAGCTCTTTTACCTTGCACTCGGGGGTTATGGTCTGTTCGGTGTAATCCTTGATGTGACCCTTGGACTAACTGATGATGAGCTCTATAAGCTGGAGACGGAAGAGATCGACTACAAAGAATATAGCGATTATTTTATAAACAATGTAAAAGAAAACCCTGATGTTCGGATGCACCTAGCACGAATTTCAACCGCTCCGGATTCGTTTTTAACCGAGATGTATGTAACGAATTATGAATTGGCTGCTGAACAACAGCTCGAGCAATATAACGAGCTGAAGGGCGAGCGTTATACCGCTGTCACCAAGTTTGCCCTCGGATTGGCCCGAGACTTCGACTGGGGGAAAAATGTTTTTTGGGAAGCTCAGAAAAAATACTTTTTGGAGACGAGCGGAAAGTTGATGACCCGGAACAATGTCATGCGCTCTGAATCTGATTTTTTAGAGTATGACAGCAAAAACGATACCGATGTACTCCAGGAATATTTTGTCCCTGTTGAAAACTTTTCTACTTATATTGATGATTTACGCGAGTTGCTTTCTGAGGAAGATCTCAATTTAATCAACATTACCATCCGCTATGTGAACGAGGACGAGGATGCAGTATTGTCTTACGCGAAGGATGATATGTTTGCACTTGTTCTTCTCATCAACCAAGGATTATCTGATAAAGATAAAAAAGAAACGAAAAGGATTGTCCAGAAAATGGTCGATATCACACTGAAGCATAATGGAAGCTATTATTTGCCTTACATGTTATATCCAACAAAAAAGCAGATGTATCATGCCTATCCTAGAGCCGAGGAATTTTTCAAAAAGAAGCTTAAGTATGATCCGAACGAACGGTTTTACAGCCTATTTTATGAGAGGTACAAATAA
- a CDS encoding MFS transporter: MDNKKLKVLILSQSSVFFASSLIFPFYILFIKNVGTSFSQFGLSYGIFGLSAALVHPLLGRLSKKVDQGLFLIIHSFGMAALLLLFPHITSILQVYGIQLLLGILGALQKHGEKVLIADFTDGTNRGAKIGRYHFWTSIFSAMAIIAGGFLADYFTIHIIFYMSSVIYFLSGGLVMKKLEAWIPEVK; the protein is encoded by the coding sequence ATGGATAACAAGAAGCTAAAAGTTCTTATTTTATCGCAAAGCAGTGTCTTTTTTGCGAGCAGCCTCATCTTTCCTTTTTATATACTGTTCATTAAAAATGTCGGAACAAGCTTCAGCCAGTTCGGGTTATCTTATGGGATATTCGGACTTAGCGCGGCGCTTGTTCATCCATTACTCGGCCGGTTATCTAAGAAGGTTGATCAGGGGCTCTTTCTCATCATCCATTCGTTTGGCATGGCGGCTCTACTCTTGCTGTTCCCTCACATTACTTCGATTTTACAAGTATATGGGATCCAGTTGTTACTTGGTATTTTGGGTGCGTTGCAAAAGCATGGTGAAAAAGTGCTCATTGCTGATTTTACAGATGGAACAAACCGAGGAGCGAAAATAGGACGCTATCATTTTTGGACATCGATTTTTTCAGCGATGGCCATTATTGCAGGTGGATTCCTGGCAGACTACTTCACCATCCATATCATTTTCTATATGAGCTCTGTCATTTACTTTTTGAGCGGGGGTTTAGTCATGAAAAAGTTAGAGGCTTGGATTCCGGAGGTAAAATGA
- a CDS encoding IS110 family transposase has translation MDPVIGLDVAKGKSQVQAFLQKKTPYKKSFVFEHNVLGLQDFYQFYREVEEAAGLSPAVVFESTGHYHEPVLQFLEDRGIVYYLINPVLSHEAKKMSLRKVKTDAIDAFRLGELYYQYDDLQPFQKKTIEHMNLRNLTRQHDSLTETYVKIKLQFQTILDQVFPEYKAVFGALYSPTSLSTLRHYQTPQGVMGESVEQIAEVILKQGAKRSYKWALEKAHMLKQAADRDPFKRNLYTSHIVTLTMYIEILLQHQRHLSKLLEEIDALAEEFEDYKIIRSIPGIGGKIAATIISEIGEVDQFTHPKKLVAYAGVDPSVHESGKFRATINRITKRGSSRLRQSLYTAVQCGITKDRNPKLRAHYDKKRKEGKPHKVAIIACVNKLIHWIYAILKRKEAFKV, from the coding sequence ATGGATCCAGTGATTGGCCTGGATGTCGCTAAAGGGAAAAGCCAAGTTCAAGCCTTTTTACAGAAGAAAACCCCTTACAAGAAGAGCTTTGTATTCGAACACAATGTTTTGGGGTTACAGGATTTTTATCAGTTCTATCGAGAGGTTGAAGAAGCTGCAGGACTATCCCCAGCAGTCGTTTTTGAATCCACAGGTCATTACCATGAGCCTGTACTACAGTTTTTAGAAGACCGTGGTATCGTCTATTATCTAATCAACCCAGTTCTCTCTCACGAAGCGAAAAAGATGAGCTTAAGGAAAGTTAAGACAGACGCTATTGACGCTTTTCGATTGGGAGAACTTTATTACCAATATGATGACCTTCAGCCCTTTCAGAAGAAGACCATTGAGCATATGAACTTACGTAATTTAACACGTCAACATGATTCTCTTACTGAAACCTATGTAAAAATCAAACTGCAGTTCCAGACGATTTTGGATCAAGTATTTCCGGAGTATAAAGCAGTCTTCGGAGCTCTTTATTCTCCGACATCGTTATCTACCTTACGCCACTATCAAACACCTCAAGGTGTTATGGGTGAGTCCGTTGAACAAATCGCTGAAGTGATTCTCAAACAAGGCGCTAAACGCTCTTACAAGTGGGCATTGGAGAAAGCGCATATGCTTAAACAAGCTGCAGATAGAGATCCTTTTAAACGCAATTTATATACGAGCCATATTGTCACACTAACGATGTACATCGAAATTCTTCTTCAACACCAAAGGCACCTATCAAAACTACTTGAAGAGATAGATGCCCTGGCTGAAGAATTTGAAGATTATAAGATTATCCGATCAATCCCCGGTATAGGTGGGAAGATTGCCGCCACAATCATCTCCGAAATTGGGGAGGTTGATCAGTTTACCCACCCGAAAAAATTGGTTGCCTACGCTGGAGTCGATCCCAGTGTTCATGAATCTGGTAAGTTCAGAGCCACAATCAACCGGATTACAAAAAGAGGATCGTCTCGACTTCGACAATCACTTTATACAGCAGTGCAATGTGGCATAACAAAGGATCGAAACCCAAAACTTAGAGCTCACTATGATAAAAAGCGTAAAGAAGGCAAACCACATAAAGTAGCGATTATTGCTTGTGTAAACAAGTTAATTCACTGGATTTACGCGATATTAAAACGTAAAGAGGCTTTCAAAGTCTAG
- a CDS encoding NUDIX hydrolase produces MKKLVKILVVNDENIILVKQYREQIQRYTIELPGGKVKRGETSSEAAVRELAEETGIQTDSLIDLGSYINSQRSIMVSFFFTDSILEHSQQKLDNDEDIQVLSYSMQSVINNLSTKEWNDLRISMALSISKSKGLI; encoded by the coding sequence ATGAAAAAACTTGTAAAGATCTTGGTTGTGAATGATGAAAATATCATACTTGTAAAGCAATATAGAGAACAAATACAACGTTATACAATTGAGTTACCTGGCGGGAAGGTTAAAAGAGGGGAAACGTCAAGTGAAGCTGCAGTTAGAGAACTAGCTGAGGAAACAGGGATTCAAACTGATAGTTTAATTGATCTTGGGAGTTACATAAATAGTCAAAGATCGATTATGGTTAGTTTTTTCTTTACTGATAGTATCTTAGAACATTCTCAACAAAAACTTGATAATGATGAAGATATCCAAGTATTGAGTTATTCTATGCAGTCAGTAATTAATAACCTTTCAACCAAAGAGTGGAATGACTTAAGGATTTCAATGGCGTTATCTATATCAAAATCAAAAGGACTAATATAG